One Gossypium hirsutum isolate 1008001.06 chromosome A11, Gossypium_hirsutum_v2.1, whole genome shotgun sequence genomic window carries:
- the LOC107924194 gene encoding histone H1 — protein sequence MATEEPTVAVESAPELAEENPAEATANPKSGKAKKAKEPKAKKAAAPRKRRAPPAHPPYEEMVKDAIVTLKEKTGSSQYAITKFIEEKQKNLPGNFKKLLLFHLKKLVAAGKLVKVKNSYKLPSAKASKPATTASAPAKKKPAAKSKPASKAKEGKRAKTTSKSPSKTKAKAAAKPKAAPKAKSTATKTKAVAAVKPKASASAKPKTVAKSKAKPKEKPAKASRTSTRTSPGKKAAVPKATPKKAAAPKKAPSKSAKPKSVKSPAKKATTRRGKK from the exons CCAACTGTCGCCGTGGAATCTGCGCCTGAGCTGGCGGAAGAGAATCCCGCTGAGGCTACAGCCAATCCCAAATCTGGCAAAGCAAAGAAAGCTAAAGAGCCCAAAGCCAAGAAGGCTGCAGCTCCTAGGAAGCGACGAGCTCCTCCTGCTCATCCTCCTTACGAAGAG ATGGTCAAGGATGCAATCGTTACTTTGAAGGAGAAGACTGGATCAAGTCAGTATGCTATCACTAAATTCATTGAAGAGAAACAGAAGAATCTTcctggaaattttaagaagcttCTGCTTTTCCATTTGAAGAAGCTTGTGGCTGCTGGGAAGTTGGTCAAGGTTAAGAATTCGTATAAACTTCCTTCGGCTAAGGCTTCGAAGCCGGCTACAACTGCTTCTGCTCCGGCTAAGAAGAAGCCGGCTGCTAAGTCCAAACCTGCTTCGAAGGCCAAGGAAGGGAAACGtgctaaaacaacttctaaaTCCCCTTCTAAGACAAAGGCTAAAGCGGCGGCTAAACCAAAGGCTGCTCCTAAGGCTAAATCCACCGCAACGAAGACGAAGGCTGTGGCTGCTGTGAAGCCGAAGGCGAGTGCATCTGCTAAGCCAAAAACCGTAGCTAAATCGAAGGCGAAGCCAAAGGAAAAGCCGGCTAAGGCTTCGAGGACTTCAACAAGGACTTCTCCTGGGAAGAAGGCGGCTGTCCCTAAAGCTACTCCGAAGAAGGCTGCCGCGCCTAAAAAGGCTCCTTCGAAGAGTGCTAAGCCGAAAAGTGTCAAATCACCGGCGAAGAAAGCTACGACGAGGAGGGGAAAGAAATGA
- the LOC107924193 gene encoding putative pentatricopeptide repeat-containing protein At1g12700, mitochondrial, with protein MVASRMVRVASAANGAARSCSSSYAESTPIGKLSSLFNSRQNPTFSKNPKSSNLNKQNFASQEPLHKFLKSGAITLDKAVQLFDQMTQMKPSPPMSSFNLLLGALVKIKQYNHVVLLCKRLDSIGFSPNFFTLNILLNCLCRAGRISDAFAVFGRLFRWGFRPDTLTFTSLIKGLIVEDKVGEATRLFGKMVVFGCQPSVISYGALINGLCRMGNTSIALRLYDEMLNGNGVCKPNVIIYGSIIDGLCKEGMIEKASQLFSEMKGWGICPDVIVYSSLLHGFCCIGNLEKAKSLFLEMLDQGVHPNVITFNVLIDALCKMEKFEEANQLLNLMIQRGVNPDIITYNTLMDGYCLAGKLDFAGDLFASLQSKDNGPDVVSFNIMINAYCKNWKVNEAMRLYREMIAKRIKPTVITYNTLLTGLFQAGKVDEARELFGKMQFGNIAPDSCTYNIYVDGLCKNDCDSEALELFHKLESCKFEFSIKVFNSLIYGLCKTRKLETAWELFYGLPNKGLEPTVVTYSIMINGMCKEGRLEKANDLLIEMEEKGCAPNVVTFNTLMHGFTQKNDTQKVVKLLHKMVEKKLSPDASTVAAVVDLLSKDEAYLETLKLLPTFPVQVPPNKARVKLVCEL; from the coding sequence ATGGTCGCCAGTAGGATGGTTCGCGTTGCTTCAGCCGCTAATGGAGCTGCTCGATCATGTTCTTCTTCTTATGCAGAATCTACTCCAATAGGTAAACTCTCATCTCTTTTCAATTCCCGCCAAAACCCCACTTTTTCTAAGAATCCCAAATCTTCAAACCTCAACAAACAAAATTTTGCAAGTCAAGAACCACTTCACAAATTTCTCAAATCAGGGGCTATTACTCTCGATAAAGCAGTTCAACTTTTTGATCAGATGACCCAAATGAAACCCTCTCCTCCAATGTCATCATTTAATCTGTTGTTAGGTGCCCTTGTTAAGATTAAGCAGTATAATCATGTCGTTTTGCTTTGCAAGAGATTGGATTCTATTGGATTTTCGCCTAATTTCTTTACCTTGAATATTCTACTTAATTGTTTATGTCGTGCGGGTAGAATTAGTGATGCTTTCGCTGTTTTCGGTAGGCTTTTTAGGTGGGGTTTTAGACCAGATACTCTAACTTTTACATCTCTGATTAAAGGGCTGATTGTCGAGGATAAGGTTGGTGAAGCAACTAGGTTGTTTGGGAAAATGGTTGTATTTGGTTGTCAGCCTAGTGTTATTAGTTATGGGGCTTTGATTAATGGTCTGTGTCGAATGGGGAATACGAGTATTGCTCTTCGGTTATATGACGAAATGCTTAATGGAAATGGGGTGTGTAAGCCTAACGTTATTATTTATGGTAGCATTATCGATGGCCTGTGCAAGGAGGGTATGATAGAAAAAGCGAGTCAACTTTTTTCGGAAATGAAGGGTTGGGGAATTTGTCCGGATGTGATTGTTTATAGCTCCCTACTTCATGGTTTTTGTTGCATAGGTAACTTGGAGAAGGCTAAAAGTCTGTTTCTTGAGATGTTGGATCAAGGTGTGCATCCTAATGTGATCACTTTCAATGTGTTAATAGATGCACTCTGCAAGATGGAGAAGTTCGAAGAAGCGAATCAGTTGTTGAATTTAATGATTCAGAGAGGAGTAAATCctgatataataacatataacACATTGATGGATGGGTATTGCTTGGCTGGTAAGCTTGATTTTGCAGGGGATTTGTTTGCTTCCTTGCAAAGTAAGGATAATGGACCAGATGTTGTTAGCTTTAATATAATGATCAATGCTTATTGCAAAAACTGGAAGGTTAATGAAGCTATGAGGCTTTACCGGGAAATGATCGCAAAAAGGATTAAGCCAACGGTTATCACGTATAACACCTTATTGACTGGTCTTTTCCAGGCAGGAAAGGTTGACGAAGCAAGAGAACTGTTTGGTAAGATGCAGTTCGGTAACATTGCACCTGATTCTTGCACGTATAACATCTATGTGGATGGACTTTGCAAAAACGATTGTGACTCAGAGGCACTGGAACTGTTCCATAAGTTAGAAAGTTGCAAGTTTGAATTTAGCATTAAGGTGTTCAACTCCCTTATTTATGGGCTGTGCAAAACAAGGAAGCTTGAAACAGCTTGGGAGCTATTTTATGGATTGCCAAATAAAGGCTTGGAACCAACAGTTGTAACTTATTCTATAATGATCAATGGGATGTGTAAGGAAGGGCGACTTGAAAAGGCAAATGATTTGTTAATAGAAATGGAGGAAAAGGGTTGTGCTCCAAATGTTGTCACGTTTAACACACTCATGCATGGTTTTACTCAGAAGAATGATACCCAAAAAGTAGTGAAACTTCTTCATAAAATGGTGGAGAAAAAATTGTCGCCTGATGCATCCACTGTTGCCGCAGTTGTAGATTTACTTTCCAAAGATGAAGCATATCTTGAAACTCTGAAATTACTTCCTACATTTCCAGTCCAAGTGCCACCTAATAAGGCCAGAGTGAAACTTGTTTGCGAGCTTTGA